The Kitasatospora sp. NBC_00374 genome has a segment encoding these proteins:
- a CDS encoding acetyl-CoA C-acyltransferase, translating to MPRTARDVVFVDGVRTPFGKAGPKGIYHETRADDLVVKCIRELVRRNPNLPVERIDEVAVAATTQIGDQGLTIGRTAALLAGLPKSVPGYSIDRMCAGALTAVTATAGGIAFGAYDIVVAGGVEHMGRHPMGEGVDPNPRFVSEKLVDESALFMGMTAENLHDRFPHLTKERCDAYAVRSQEKAAKAYANGDIQPDLVPIAIRNTNPDVGETGWGLATTDEPLRPGTTMDSLSGLKTPFRPHGNITAGNSAGLNDGATASLLAAEDVAEELGLPVKMRMVSYAFAGVEPEVMGIGPVPATEKALAKAGLTIDDIQAFEVNEAFAVQVLAFLDHYGIADDDERVNPYGGAIAFGHPLASSGVRLMNQLARRFEQRPDVQYGLTTMCIGFGMGGTIIWENPHFEGGK from the coding sequence GTGCCTCGTACCGCGAGGGACGTCGTCTTCGTTGACGGCGTCCGCACCCCGTTCGGCAAGGCCGGCCCGAAGGGCATCTACCACGAGACCCGTGCCGACGACCTGGTCGTCAAGTGCATCCGTGAGCTGGTGCGCCGCAACCCGAACCTGCCCGTCGAGCGCATCGACGAGGTCGCCGTCGCGGCCACCACGCAGATCGGCGACCAGGGTCTGACCATCGGCCGCACCGCAGCGCTGCTGGCCGGTCTGCCGAAGTCCGTCCCGGGCTACTCGATCGACCGGATGTGCGCCGGCGCGCTGACCGCCGTCACCGCGACCGCGGGCGGCATCGCCTTCGGCGCGTACGACATCGTGGTCGCCGGCGGTGTCGAGCACATGGGCCGCCACCCGATGGGCGAGGGCGTGGACCCGAACCCGCGCTTCGTGTCGGAGAAGCTGGTCGACGAGTCCGCCCTGTTCATGGGCATGACCGCCGAGAACCTGCACGACCGCTTCCCGCACCTCACCAAGGAGCGCTGCGACGCCTACGCCGTGCGCTCCCAGGAGAAGGCCGCCAAGGCGTACGCCAACGGCGACATCCAGCCCGACCTGGTGCCGATCGCGATCCGCAACACCAACCCCGACGTCGGCGAGACCGGCTGGGGCCTGGCGACCACGGACGAGCCGCTGCGCCCGGGCACCACGATGGACAGCCTGAGCGGCCTCAAGACCCCGTTCCGCCCGCACGGCAACATCACCGCGGGCAACTCGGCCGGCCTGAACGACGGCGCCACCGCGTCGCTGCTCGCCGCCGAGGACGTCGCCGAGGAGCTCGGCCTCCCGGTCAAGATGCGCATGGTCTCGTACGCCTTCGCCGGCGTCGAGCCCGAGGTGATGGGCATCGGCCCCGTCCCGGCGACCGAGAAGGCGCTGGCCAAGGCCGGCCTGACGATCGACGACATCCAGGCCTTCGAGGTCAACGAGGCCTTCGCCGTGCAGGTCCTGGCGTTCCTGGACCACTACGGCATCGCGGACGACGACGAGCGGGTCAACCCGTACGGCGGCGCGATCGCCTTCGGCCACCCGCTGGCCTCCTCCGGCGTGCGCCTGATGAACCAGCTGGCCCGCCGCTTCGAGCAGCGTCCCGACGTCCAGTACGGCCTGACCACCATGTGCATCGGCTTCGGCATGGGCGGGACCATCATCTGGGAGAACCCGCACTTCGAGGGTGGTAAGTGA
- a CDS encoding HRDC domain-containing protein, which produces MTDAVAAIPEETAPVPLLEPREGLPPVVADQEALADTIAAFAAGTGPVAVDAERASGYRYGQRAYLIQLRRAGAGTALIDPIACPDLGALGEALADTEWVVHAATQDLPCLSEVGMRPRLLFDTELAGRLAGFPRVGLGPMTENVLGLSLAKEHSAVDWSTRPLPEPWLRYAALDVEVLVELRDALERELDAQGKLGWALEEFAALVDAPKPAPRVDPWRRTSQLHKVRRRRQLAAVRELWQTRDRIARERDVSPGRVLPDLAIVNAALAMPLNAPALLAVSGFGPRVNRRQLDQWLAALQRAREIPENQLPPASAPHDGPPPPRAWADKDPVAAARLSAARASVSALAEEHNLPAENLITPDLVRRVSWEPPAEQSAENVSAALRRLGARQWQVDLVGPALAAAFTEPAPVAE; this is translated from the coding sequence CCCGCTCCTCGAACCGAGGGAGGGGCTGCCACCCGTCGTGGCCGACCAGGAGGCGCTGGCCGACACGATCGCGGCCTTCGCCGCGGGCACCGGGCCGGTCGCCGTCGACGCCGAACGGGCTTCCGGCTACCGCTACGGCCAGCGCGCCTACCTGATCCAGCTGCGGCGCGCCGGCGCGGGCACCGCGCTGATCGACCCGATCGCCTGCCCCGACCTGGGCGCGCTCGGCGAGGCACTGGCCGACACCGAGTGGGTGGTCCACGCGGCCACCCAGGACCTGCCGTGCCTGTCCGAGGTCGGCATGCGGCCGCGCCTGCTGTTCGACACCGAGCTGGCCGGCCGACTGGCCGGGTTCCCGCGGGTCGGCCTCGGCCCGATGACCGAGAACGTGCTCGGCCTCTCGCTGGCCAAGGAGCACTCGGCCGTCGACTGGTCCACCCGCCCGCTGCCCGAACCGTGGCTGCGGTACGCCGCCCTGGACGTCGAGGTGCTGGTCGAGCTGCGGGACGCGCTCGAACGGGAGCTGGACGCCCAGGGCAAGCTCGGCTGGGCGCTGGAGGAGTTCGCGGCCCTCGTCGACGCGCCGAAGCCCGCGCCCCGGGTCGACCCCTGGCGGCGCACCTCCCAGCTGCACAAGGTCCGCCGCCGGCGCCAGCTGGCCGCCGTCCGCGAGCTCTGGCAGACCCGCGACCGGATCGCCCGGGAGCGCGACGTCTCCCCCGGCCGGGTCCTGCCGGACCTGGCCATCGTCAACGCCGCGCTCGCGATGCCGCTCAACGCGCCGGCGCTGCTGGCCGTCTCCGGCTTCGGGCCGCGGGTGAACCGGCGCCAGCTCGACCAGTGGCTGGCCGCCCTCCAGCGGGCCCGCGAGATCCCCGAGAACCAGCTGCCGCCGGCCTCCGCGCCGCACGACGGCCCGCCGCCGCCGCGCGCCTGGGCCGACAAGGACCCGGTGGCCGCGGCACGGCTGAGCGCCGCCCGCGCGAGCGTCTCCGCGCTGGCCGAGGAGCACAACCTGCCCGCCGAGAACCTGATCACCCCGGACCTGGTCCGCCGGGTGTCCTGGGAGCCGCCGGCCGAGCAGTCCGCGGAGAACGTCTCGGCCGCCCTGCGCCGCCTGGGCGCCCGGCAGTGGCAGGTCGACCTGGTCGGCCCGGCCCTCGCCGCCGCCTTCACCGAGCCGGCCCCGGTGGCCGAGTAG
- a CDS encoding ArnT family glycosyltransferase gives MPGPAASAQKPPGRLSPVPINTSRLTALTARVPERVRTGYWTRVVPVLALLAVVTHIPSFLRPVWSPDEGYLATQARMLADGGVLYDTVVDRKPPLLPWLYEACFAVFGSASLWPLRSLAIVAHLVTAVLLASLARGRWGNRAGAGAGVLYLMLSIGLSPEDTQAATFEVFMLPAMVAAFRYAERRRWLAAGIAVALCSLTKQTGGAVMLPVLWMLFQDARHRGVAWRPALFKIWFGFALPIALVAAILTKPRGFLFWVVTGSGDYATLGSNWLQMLGRALGNSGILVAAGLGFLAPVGYRLWLRRRQRLLPGAAEEHGSTSDLWIWLLSSVVAVSVGFHFFGHYYLQLMPPLVLLGVGAVSTSAVRWRPVVVYSAVAATFFWGLAVFWPGQRLYQTTEVATAVAAQTTPKDTVLVWGMHPELYWLADRRPASRYLTAGFLTNFSGGKDGQQVGEQYSVSEAWQTFDAELQAKGLPEVVVDDSGTAPYNPELVPRIESLLETHYEVVGMTGDTVIYRLKR, from the coding sequence ATGCCGGGACCGGCAGCGTCCGCGCAAAAACCGCCCGGTAGGTTGTCACCTGTGCCCATCAACACCAGCCGCCTCACCGCCCTGACCGCACGCGTGCCCGAGCGCGTCCGGACCGGGTACTGGACCCGCGTGGTCCCGGTGCTCGCGCTGCTCGCGGTGGTCACCCACATCCCGTCCTTCCTGCGACCGGTGTGGAGCCCCGACGAGGGCTACCTGGCCACCCAGGCCCGCATGCTGGCCGACGGCGGCGTCCTCTACGACACCGTGGTCGACCGCAAGCCCCCGCTGCTGCCCTGGCTCTACGAGGCCTGCTTCGCCGTCTTCGGCTCCGCCTCGCTCTGGCCGCTGCGCAGCCTCGCCATCGTCGCCCACCTGGTGACGGCGGTGCTGCTGGCCTCGCTGGCCCGCGGCCGCTGGGGCAACCGGGCCGGCGCCGGAGCCGGGGTGCTCTACCTGATGCTGTCCATCGGGCTCTCCCCGGAGGACACCCAGGCGGCGACCTTCGAGGTCTTCATGCTGCCCGCCATGGTCGCGGCCTTCCGGTACGCCGAACGGCGGCGCTGGCTGGCCGCAGGCATCGCGGTGGCCCTGTGCTCACTGACCAAGCAGACCGGCGGCGCCGTGATGCTGCCCGTGCTGTGGATGCTGTTCCAGGACGCCCGGCACCGCGGGGTGGCCTGGCGGCCGGCCCTGTTCAAGATCTGGTTCGGCTTCGCGCTGCCGATAGCGCTGGTCGCGGCCATCCTGACCAAGCCCAGGGGTTTTCTGTTCTGGGTGGTCACCGGCAGCGGCGACTACGCCACCCTGGGCTCCAACTGGCTGCAGATGCTCGGCCGGGCGCTCGGCAACTCCGGCATCCTGGTGGCCGCCGGCCTCGGCTTCCTGGCCCCGGTCGGCTACCGGCTCTGGCTGCGGCGCCGGCAGCGGCTGCTGCCGGGCGCGGCCGAGGAGCACGGCTCCACCAGCGACCTGTGGATCTGGCTGCTCTCCTCGGTGGTCGCGGTCAGCGTCGGCTTCCACTTCTTCGGCCACTACTACCTCCAGCTGATGCCGCCCCTGGTGCTGCTCGGCGTCGGCGCGGTCTCCACCTCGGCGGTCCGCTGGCGGCCGGTGGTGGTGTACTCCGCGGTCGCCGCCACCTTCTTCTGGGGCCTGGCGGTCTTCTGGCCCGGCCAGCGGCTCTACCAGACCACCGAGGTAGCCACCGCCGTCGCGGCGCAGACCACGCCCAAGGACACCGTGCTGGTCTGGGGCATGCACCCCGAGCTGTACTGGCTGGCCGACCGCAGGCCCGCCAGCCGCTACCTGACGGCCGGGTTCCTGACCAACTTCAGCGGCGGCAAGGACGGCCAGCAGGTCGGCGAGCAGTACAGCGTCTCCGAGGCCTGGCAGACCTTCGACGCCGAGCTGCAGGCCAAGGGCCTGCCCGAGGTCGTCGTCGACGACTCCGGCACCGCCCCGTACAACCCCGAGCTGGTGCCCAGGATCGAGAGTCTCCTGGAGACCCACTACGAGGTCGTCGGGATGACCGGCGACACCGTCATCTACCGCCTCAAGCGCTGA
- a CDS encoding 3-hydroxyacyl-CoA dehydrogenase NAD-binding domain-containing protein gives MSTTELLKRAAELFPGEVVTTAHVRHLDLPLQAGKLALITLDNGFDHTKPTTFGPGSLAKLSEALDQVEAEAAAGTIAAVAITGKPFIFAVGADLKGVEVLKEHSDALAIGKGGHDVFKRIAALPVPSFAFYNGAAMGGGVEVGLHATYRTVSSGVPAFSLPEVFLGLVPGWGGCTILPNLIGPAKAVKVIVENSMSQNKQLKGKEVFELGIADAIFEPADFLEQSLTWAAKVLTGATVVEREEIDRGKTWDDAVAWGRLVADSKVHGAAPAAYKALDIIAQVKDQDLQAGFDAEDAALADLIMSGELRSGIYAFNLVQRRAKRPFGAPDKSLARPVSKVGVVGAGLMASQLALLFARRMEVPVVLTDIDQERIDKGVGYVHGEIDKLLEKGRIGQDKANKLKGLVSGHLDKAVAFGDADFVIEAVFEEMGVKQNVLAELEAVVSPTTILATNTSSLSVSEMASKLEHPERVVGFHFFNPVAILPLLEIVRAEKTDDGSLATAFGVARKLKKTAVLTKDAPAFVVNRILLRFMDAIQGAIDEGTPIETVEKAVLPLGLPMSPIVLLELVGPAIALHVSETLAAAFPERYTVSENLGKLVKAGKRGFYVWQDGQQVLDPEVLALLSFGDTVLTEEQVLARALEAVAQEIGLMLDEGVVGEAQDIDLCMITGAGWPFHLGGITPYLDREGVSERVNGKRFLAPGVASIPV, from the coding sequence ATGAGCACCACTGAGCTGCTGAAGCGCGCCGCCGAGCTGTTCCCCGGCGAGGTCGTCACCACCGCGCACGTGCGCCACCTGGACCTGCCGCTGCAGGCCGGCAAGCTGGCGCTGATCACCCTGGACAACGGCTTCGACCACACCAAGCCGACCACCTTCGGGCCGGGCTCGCTGGCCAAGCTGTCCGAGGCGCTGGACCAGGTCGAGGCCGAGGCCGCCGCCGGCACCATCGCCGCCGTCGCGATCACCGGCAAGCCGTTCATCTTCGCGGTCGGCGCCGACCTCAAGGGTGTCGAGGTGCTCAAGGAGCACAGCGACGCGCTGGCCATCGGCAAGGGCGGCCACGACGTCTTCAAGCGGATCGCCGCGCTGCCCGTCCCCAGCTTCGCCTTCTACAACGGCGCGGCGATGGGCGGCGGCGTCGAGGTCGGCCTGCACGCCACCTACCGCACCGTCAGCTCGGGCGTCCCGGCGTTCTCGCTGCCGGAGGTCTTCCTGGGCCTCGTCCCCGGCTGGGGCGGCTGCACCATCCTGCCGAACCTGATCGGCCCGGCGAAGGCCGTCAAGGTCATCGTCGAGAACTCGATGAGCCAGAACAAGCAGCTCAAGGGCAAGGAGGTGTTCGAGCTCGGCATCGCGGACGCGATCTTCGAGCCGGCCGACTTCCTGGAGCAGTCGCTGACCTGGGCCGCCAAGGTCCTCACCGGCGCCACCGTGGTGGAGCGCGAGGAGATCGACCGCGGCAAGACCTGGGACGACGCCGTCGCCTGGGGCCGCCTGGTCGCCGACTCCAAGGTGCACGGCGCGGCCCCGGCCGCCTACAAGGCGCTCGACATCATCGCCCAGGTCAAGGACCAGGACCTGCAGGCGGGCTTCGACGCCGAGGACGCGGCCCTCGCCGACCTCATCATGAGCGGCGAGCTGCGCAGCGGCATCTACGCCTTCAACCTGGTGCAGCGCCGGGCCAAGCGCCCGTTCGGTGCCCCGGACAAGTCGCTGGCCCGCCCGGTCTCCAAGGTCGGCGTGGTCGGCGCGGGCCTGATGGCCTCCCAGCTGGCGCTGCTCTTCGCGCGCCGCATGGAGGTGCCGGTGGTGCTCACCGACATCGACCAGGAGCGCATCGACAAGGGCGTGGGCTACGTCCACGGCGAGATCGACAAGCTGCTGGAGAAGGGCCGGATCGGCCAGGACAAGGCCAACAAGCTCAAGGGCCTGGTCTCCGGTCACCTCGACAAGGCCGTCGCCTTCGGCGACGCGGACTTCGTCATCGAGGCCGTGTTCGAGGAGATGGGCGTCAAGCAGAACGTCCTCGCCGAGCTGGAGGCCGTGGTCTCGCCGACCACCATCCTGGCCACCAACACCTCGTCCCTCTCGGTCTCCGAGATGGCCTCGAAGCTGGAGCACCCCGAGCGGGTCGTCGGCTTCCACTTCTTCAACCCGGTCGCGATCCTGCCGCTGCTGGAGATCGTCCGCGCGGAGAAGACCGACGACGGCTCGCTGGCCACCGCGTTCGGGGTCGCCAGGAAGCTGAAGAAGACGGCCGTCCTGACCAAGGACGCCCCGGCGTTCGTGGTGAACCGGATCCTGCTGCGCTTCATGGACGCGATCCAGGGCGCCATCGACGAGGGCACCCCGATCGAGACGGTGGAGAAGGCCGTGCTGCCGCTCGGCCTGCCGATGTCCCCGATCGTGCTCCTGGAGCTGGTCGGCCCGGCCATCGCCCTGCACGTGTCGGAGACCCTGGCCGCGGCCTTCCCGGAGCGGTACACCGTCTCCGAGAACCTCGGCAAGCTGGTCAAGGCCGGCAAGCGCGGCTTCTACGTCTGGCAGGACGGCCAGCAGGTGCTGGACCCCGAGGTCCTGGCGCTGCTGTCGTTCGGCGACACCGTGCTGACCGAGGAGCAGGTCCTCGCCCGGGCCCTGGAGGCCGTCGCGCAGGAGATCGGCCTGATGCTGGACGAGGGTGTCGTCGGCGAGGCGCAGGACATCGACCTGTGCATGATCACCGGCGCCGGCTGGCCCTTCCACCTGGGCGGGATCACCCCGTACCTGGACCGTGAGGGCGTCTCGGAGCGGGTCAACGGCAAGCGGTTCCTGGCCCCCGGCGTGGCCTCGATCCCGGTCTGA